The DNA sequence TCCGCTGTAACGCTCGCCCATATTGCCCACCGGAAAATAGTAGCCAATACCCACTCCTACTTGCGTGAGGAGAAGCTTTTCCTTGCTTATTTCACCCTGCGAAAAAACAGAGCTTGTGCATAACACAGCCAACAACAATACAAAGGCGTTTTTCATCGTATTTCCGGCATTCGGGCTTCAAAGATAGCCATTCCGAAGTTCGTACTTTACCCCAAAGTTAACACGGATGGAATCCCTGATGATTACACCCGAAGCCGTGAAAAGTGTGTATCTTCGCCCCCTCTATGAAAGAAGCCCCCTACATGGATAAAATTCAGATGGTTGACCTCAAAGGTCAGTATCAAAAGATTAAAGACGAAGTTGACCGCGCTGTGCTCGATGTGATTGCATCGTCCGCATATATAAACGGTCCTGAAGTTCAAGCTTTTCAAAAAGAACTGGAAGCCTACATCGGCGTAAAACACGTCATCCCCTGTGCCAACGGTACCGATGCTCTTCAGGTAGCCCTGATGGCGTTGAATCTTGAGCCTGGTGATGAGGTGATTACGCCAAATTTCACTTTTGCCTCTACCGTGGAGGTGGTTGGTTTGCTGGGGCTTACCCCGGTCATTGTGGATGTGGATATCCATACTTTCAACATGGATCCTGAAGCGGTGAAGCGAGCCATCACCCCCCGCACAAAAGCCATTGTACCCGTTCACCTGTTTGGGCAATGCGCACCGATGGATGAGTTGATGGAGCTGGCCCGTGAACGTCATCTGTATGTGGTGGAAGACAACGCCCAGGCTATTGGCGCACGGTACCGCACTTCAGCTGGTGAAGAGAAAATGGCTGGTTCCATGGGCCACATCGGAACCACCTCGTTTTTCCCTTCCAAAAACCTGGGGTGCTATGGCGACGGGGGCGCCATCTTCACCAATGATGATGCCTTGGCGGCCAAAATGCGATCGCTGGTAAACCACGGGATGGGAGAGCGGTACTACTACGAAGATATCGGTGTGAACTCACGACTGGATTCTTTGCAGGCAGCTATTTTGCGTATCAAACTCCGTCGCCTCGATGATTACATCGCGGCCAGAAATCGCGCTGCGAGGGCCTATGACGAGGCGTTCAAGGATTTTGAAGCACTGGTCACGCCGGCAAGGCACCCGCAATCAACCCACGTGTTTCACCAATACACGCTGCGCACGCAAGGGATTGACCGAAATGCGCTGAAAGCACATCTGGAGGCCCACGGAATTCCTGCCATGATTTACTATCCGGTGCCGCTGCATCACCAGAATGCATACCGCCGCGACGAAATTACCGATGACCTGTTCCCTGCAACCAATCAGCTTTGCAAGGAGGTGATCTCCCTGCCCATGCACACGGAGCTGAGTGATGACCAACTCAACTTCATTACCCAAACCGTAAAAGACTTTTTAGCATCATGAATATAGCCGTTGTTGGAACGGGCTACGTTGGCCTTGTTACCGGAACCTGCTTTGCTGAAACCGGAAATAACGTAATGTGCGTTGATATAGACGCCGAAAAGGTTGAAATGATGAAGCAAGGCAAGGTGCCCATCTATGAACCGCACCTCGATGTTCTTTTTGAGCGGAATATCCGCCAGGAGCGCCTCAAGTTCACCACCAATCTTGAGGAGGCCATCAAAGATGCTGAAATCATTTTTCTCGCTTTGCCTACACCTCCGGGAGAGGATGGTTCGGCAGACTTGTCCTACATCCTCCGTGTATCGCGGCAGCTAGGCCAGATGATTACCGACTACAAGGTGATTGTTGACAAGAGTACCGTGCCGGTTGGAACCGCCGATAAAGTGCGCGAAACCATAGCCTCACTCACCGACGTGCCTTTTGATGTGGTGTCGAACCCTGAGTTTTTGAGAGAAGGCTTTGCCGTGGACGATTTTATGAAACCCGACCGCGTGGTGATCGGCGTGTCGTCCGAACGGGCAGCCAAAGT is a window from the Cryomorphaceae bacterium genome containing:
- a CDS encoding DegT/DnrJ/EryC1/StrS family aminotransferase, which codes for MDKIQMVDLKGQYQKIKDEVDRAVLDVIASSAYINGPEVQAFQKELEAYIGVKHVIPCANGTDALQVALMALNLEPGDEVITPNFTFASTVEVVGLLGLTPVIVDVDIHTFNMDPEAVKRAITPRTKAIVPVHLFGQCAPMDELMELARERHLYVVEDNAQAIGARYRTSAGEEKMAGSMGHIGTTSFFPSKNLGCYGDGGAIFTNDDALAAKMRSLVNHGMGERYYYEDIGVNSRLDSLQAAILRIKLRRLDDYIAARNRAARAYDEAFKDFEALVTPARHPQSTHVFHQYTLRTQGIDRNALKAHLEAHGIPAMIYYPVPLHHQNAYRRDEITDDLFPATNQLCKEVISLPMHTELSDDQLNFITQTVKDFLAS